From a single Accipiter gentilis chromosome 10, bAccGen1.1, whole genome shotgun sequence genomic region:
- the GOLM2 gene encoding protein GOLM2 isoform X3, with translation MVGFGANRRGGRLPSLVFVALLVVIAILAFNCWNASSRQALLQEEVAELQSQAKRTEVARGRLEKRNSDLMGKVDSHKKQLEQKEADYSHLSSQLQARDGQVKKCEDSKIKLQNNISYQMADIHRLKEQLAELRQEFIRQEDQLHEYKKNNTYLTRRLEYDSLQCGQQIKEMRLQHEENIKKLMDQVVQDQKATQKIQSSKDTEVSPHNDDQAISKTVPEAEDKNTVKNEQPSDRVVNGKEKIKPGGDAGMPEIEDNDPAKAEDTPTALKKPLISAPKSEGHQPVINLPTEQPHAPNLAPGLHSDNDGNPDTVKQIPPNSLQHLNFEENVENQKEHKIETDHIKIPKSRVSDLQKMKQNDEERDLQNDLVDYGKPRFSDGVL, from the exons ATGGTGGGCTTCGGGGCCAACCGGAGGGGCGGCCGTCTGCCTTCCCTCGTCTTCGTGGCGCTGCTGGTGGTGATCGCCATCCTCGCCTTCAACTGCTGGAACGCCTCGTCCCGCCAGgccctgctgcaggaggaggtggcggAGCTGCAGAGCCAGGCCAAGCGCACCGAGGTGGCCCGGGGGCGTCTGGAGAAGAGGAACTCGGACCTGATGGGCAAGGTCGACTCCCACAAGAAGCAGCTGGAGCAGAAGGAGGCCGACTACAGCCACCTGAGCAGCCAGCTGCAGGCCAGGGACGGCCAGGTGAAGAAGTGCGAGGACAGCAAG attaAGCTGCAGAACAACATATCGTATCAAATGGCAGACATACATCGTTTAAAGG AACAACTAGCAGAATTACGTCAGGAATTCATTCGACAGGAAGATCAGCTTCACGAGTACAAGAAGAACAATACTTACCTTACAAGGAGATTGGAATATGATAG TCTGCAGTGTGGGCAGCAGATCAAGGAAATGAGACTGCAACAtgaagaaaacataaagaaattaatggaCCAAGTTGTGCAGGACCAAAAG GCCACGCAAAAAATTCAGTCCAGCAAAGACACTGAAGTAAGTCCTCATAATGATGACCAGGCAATATCTAAGACTGTTCCAGAGGCAGAAGATAAAAACACAGTGAAGAATGAGCAGCCATCAGATCGTGTTGTAAATGGcaaag AGAAAATCAAACCAGGAGGAGATGCAGGCATGCCTGAAATAGAAGATAATGACCCTGCTAAAGCTGAAGATACTCCCACTG CTTTAAAGAAGCCACTTATTTCAGCTCCTAAAAGTGAAGGTCATCAACCTGTTATAAATCTTCCAACTGAACAGCCCCATGCTCCAAATCTGGCACCAG GTTTGCACAGTGACAATGATGGAAATCCTGATACTGTGAAGCAGATACCTCCAAATTCTCTCCAGCacttaaattttgaagaaaatgtggaaaatcagAAAGAACACAAAATTGAGACAGACCATATAAAAATTCCAAAGAGCAGAGTTAGTGACTTGCAGAAGATGAAGCAAA